One Bacillus amyloliquefaciens DSM 7 = ATCC 23350 DNA window includes the following coding sequences:
- the dnaE gene encoding DNA polymerase III subunit alpha, producing MSFVHLQVRSGYSLLNSAASVKEIVTQAKELGYSSLALTDENVMYGAIEFYKACKSHGIKPIIGLTASIYTDETELEARPLVLLAETNTGYQNLLKISSALQSIAKGGMKRKWMKSYHEGLIAITPGENGYIESLLQAGEFEEAVRVAEGFRELFGEGRFYLGYQPFKGHETLSEEILRLSAETEIAVCAAGDVRYIKKEDQDAYRCLCAIKAGEKWEDQSGDLPDLYLRPPEEMENIYMKNPEAVKAAARVAQQCQVDVSLGQTQLPSFPAPDGKSADDYLAEVCHEGLRLRFGTPDERAVRRLEYELDVIRRMKFSDYFLIVWDFMKYAHEKGIVTGPGRGSAAGSLVAYSLFITDVDPLKHSLLFERFLNPERISMPDIDIDFPDTRRDEVIQYVQNKYGSMHVAQIITFGTLAAKAALRDTGRVFGISPKEADQLARLIPSKPGMTLEEARRQSAQLNRRLSESAVLHKVFQIARKIEGLPRHTSTHAAGVVLSKEPLSEVVPLQEGHDGVYLTQYAMDHLEDLGLLKMDFLGLRNLTLIESIKTMIEKETNTKIDFSEISYQDEKTFSLLSNGDTTGIFQLESSGMRNVLKRLKPSRLEDIVAVNALYRPGPMENIPLFIDRKHGRARVEVPHEDVRNILSDTYGVIVYQEQIMMIASRMAGFSLGEADLLRRAVSKKQKDILDRERSHFVEGCLKKEYSVVTANEVYDLIVKFANYGFNRSHAVAYSMIGYQLAYLKAHYPLYFMCGLLTSVIGNEDKISQYLHEAKGSGLQVLPPSVNKSGFPFAPENGAVRYSLRAIKNVGVSAVKDIYKARTHKPFEDLFDFCFRVPAKSVNRKTIEALIFSGAMDEFNQNRAALLASVDVALEHAELFRADDDQMGLFLEESFSIKPKYVEAEEFPLVDKLRFEKEALGVYFSSHPLSAFRNLLKKRGAQAIATALQMPKGQLSIGALLAGIKTIRTKTGQHMAFLTLSDETGEMEAVVFPDQYRRLSPLLKEGALLFASGKMEERQEKIQFIMSSASLLEQTEADRAPSVYIKIEGSRHNQEFLEKMKRILLEHKGETGVYLYYEKDKQTIRLPDTFHIQADHQALYRLKELLGRENVVLK from the coding sequence TTGTCTTTTGTTCACCTTCAAGTACGTAGCGGCTACAGCCTGTTAAACAGCGCCGCTTCTGTAAAAGAGATTGTTACACAAGCGAAGGAGCTCGGATATTCTTCATTGGCGCTCACGGACGAAAATGTGATGTACGGCGCCATTGAGTTTTATAAAGCATGCAAGTCACACGGAATAAAGCCGATTATCGGTCTGACGGCTTCAATATACACGGACGAAACTGAGCTTGAAGCACGCCCGCTTGTTCTTTTGGCGGAGACAAACACCGGATATCAGAACCTGCTGAAAATCTCAAGTGCGCTGCAATCCATAGCAAAGGGCGGCATGAAGCGAAAATGGATGAAGAGCTATCATGAAGGGCTGATCGCCATTACGCCCGGTGAAAACGGGTACATTGAAAGCCTGCTTCAAGCAGGAGAGTTTGAAGAAGCGGTTCGGGTTGCCGAAGGATTCCGGGAATTGTTCGGAGAAGGCCGTTTTTATTTAGGGTACCAGCCGTTTAAAGGACATGAGACATTATCAGAAGAAATTCTCCGCCTGTCAGCCGAGACGGAAATCGCTGTCTGCGCGGCGGGGGATGTCCGTTATATCAAGAAAGAAGATCAAGATGCGTACCGCTGTCTGTGCGCCATTAAAGCCGGGGAGAAATGGGAGGATCAGAGCGGGGACCTGCCGGACTTATACTTGAGGCCGCCTGAAGAAATGGAAAATATTTATATGAAGAATCCGGAAGCGGTCAAAGCAGCCGCACGTGTCGCTCAGCAATGCCAAGTCGATGTCAGCCTCGGACAGACACAGCTTCCGTCTTTCCCGGCGCCGGACGGCAAATCAGCTGATGACTATTTGGCGGAAGTCTGTCATGAGGGGCTTCGTCTCCGTTTCGGCACTCCTGATGAGCGTGCTGTCCGCCGTCTTGAATATGAGCTGGATGTCATCAGGCGCATGAAATTCAGTGATTACTTTCTCATCGTATGGGACTTTATGAAGTACGCGCATGAAAAGGGCATTGTGACAGGTCCGGGAAGGGGGTCTGCGGCAGGCTCGCTTGTCGCTTACTCCCTTTTCATTACAGACGTGGACCCGCTTAAACATTCTTTGTTATTCGAGAGGTTTCTTAATCCCGAGCGGATCAGCATGCCCGATATTGATATCGATTTCCCTGATACGAGAAGGGATGAGGTCATTCAGTATGTGCAAAATAAGTATGGGAGCATGCACGTCGCCCAGATTATCACCTTCGGAACATTGGCCGCAAAGGCGGCGTTAAGGGATACCGGCAGAGTGTTCGGAATCAGCCCGAAAGAAGCCGACCAGCTTGCCCGCCTGATTCCGTCTAAGCCGGGAATGACGCTTGAGGAGGCGAGACGGCAGTCCGCTCAGCTGAACAGGCGGCTGTCTGAATCCGCCGTTCTTCATAAAGTGTTTCAGATCGCAAGGAAAATCGAAGGTCTTCCGAGGCATACGTCTACACACGCGGCCGGCGTTGTTCTCAGCAAAGAGCCGCTTTCTGAAGTTGTCCCTCTGCAGGAAGGGCATGACGGCGTGTATTTAACGCAGTATGCGATGGATCACTTGGAAGATCTCGGCCTTTTGAAAATGGACTTTTTAGGTTTGCGCAACCTGACGCTTATCGAATCCATTAAGACGATGATTGAAAAAGAGACAAATACGAAAATTGATTTTTCCGAGATTTCTTATCAGGATGAAAAAACGTTCTCGCTATTATCAAATGGCGATACGACGGGGATTTTTCAGCTGGAATCATCAGGAATGAGGAATGTGCTGAAGCGTCTGAAGCCGTCAAGGCTTGAAGACATTGTCGCGGTAAACGCGCTTTACAGGCCGGGGCCGATGGAAAATATTCCGCTATTTATCGACCGGAAGCACGGGCGGGCGCGTGTGGAAGTCCCGCACGAGGATGTAAGAAATATTCTCAGTGACACGTACGGCGTCATCGTCTATCAAGAGCAGATTATGATGATCGCCTCGCGCATGGCAGGTTTTTCATTAGGTGAAGCGGATCTGCTCAGACGGGCTGTCAGCAAAAAGCAAAAGGACATTTTGGACAGAGAGCGAAGCCATTTTGTTGAAGGGTGCTTAAAAAAGGAGTATTCTGTAGTCACTGCAAACGAGGTCTACGATCTGATTGTCAAATTCGCTAACTACGGATTCAACAGAAGCCATGCTGTCGCATACAGCATGATCGGCTATCAGCTCGCCTATTTAAAAGCTCACTATCCTTTATATTTTATGTGCGGGCTTTTGACGAGCGTCATCGGCAATGAGGACAAAATATCGCAATATCTGCACGAAGCAAAGGGGAGCGGGCTCCAAGTCCTTCCGCCGTCTGTCAATAAGAGCGGTTTTCCGTTTGCACCTGAAAACGGCGCCGTCAGATACAGTTTGCGGGCCATAAAAAACGTAGGCGTCTCGGCAGTGAAAGATATTTATAAAGCAAGAACACATAAACCGTTCGAGGATCTTTTCGATTTCTGCTTTCGCGTTCCTGCCAAAAGCGTTAATCGGAAAACAATCGAAGCCCTTATATTTTCTGGCGCCATGGACGAATTCAATCAAAATCGCGCCGCCTTGCTGGCCTCCGTTGATGTGGCTTTAGAGCACGCTGAGCTTTTTCGTGCAGACGATGACCAAATGGGATTGTTTTTGGAAGAATCGTTCTCCATTAAGCCAAAATATGTAGAGGCAGAGGAATTTCCGCTCGTGGACAAGCTTCGGTTTGAAAAAGAAGCTCTCGGTGTTTATTTCTCAAGCCATCCTTTGTCAGCTTTCAGGAATCTCTTGAAAAAACGGGGGGCGCAAGCGATCGCAACAGCGCTGCAGATGCCGAAAGGACAGCTGTCAATCGGCGCTTTGCTCGCAGGCATCAAAACGATTCGGACAAAGACAGGTCAGCATATGGCGTTTCTCACATTAAGCGACGAAACGGGAGAAATGGAAGCCGTCGTGTTTCCTGACCAATATAGAAGGCTGTCTCCGCTGTTAAAAGAAGGCGCGCTTTTATTCGCGTCCGGAAAAATGGAAGAGCGGCAGGAGAAGATACAATTTATTATGTCATCCGCCTCTCTCCTTGAGCAGACGGAGGCAGACAGAGCGCCGTCTGTTTACATCAAAATCGAAGGCAGCCGGCACAATCAGGAGTTTCTGGAAAAGATGAAGCGTATTTTACTGGAGCATAAAGGGGAAACCGGCGTTTATCTTTATTACGAAAAGGACAAGCAGACCATCAGGCTGCCCGATACTTTTCATATTCAGGCCGACCATCAGGCGTTATACCGTTTAAAAGAGCTGCTGGGCCGCGAAAACGTCGTGTTAAAATAG
- a CDS encoding YtrH family sporulation protein, which produces MDQEAGFMANFISSYFIALGVLLGGALIGGVGAYLSGEPPLTAITKLANRLKIWALVAAIGGTFDAVYSFERGLLEGNTRDIFKQLLLIISAMGGAQTGWLIVSWLAQENISS; this is translated from the coding sequence ATGGATCAGGAAGCCGGCTTTATGGCGAATTTTATCAGCAGTTATTTTATCGCCCTCGGTGTTTTGCTCGGCGGAGCGCTCATCGGCGGCGTCGGAGCTTATTTATCAGGCGAGCCTCCGCTTACAGCGATTACAAAATTGGCGAACAGGCTGAAGATCTGGGCGCTTGTCGCGGCCATCGGAGGAACGTTTGACGCGGTATACAGTTTTGAGCGGGGGCTGCTTGAAGGCAACACACGCGACATTTTCAAACAGCTTCTTTTAATTATTTCAGCAATGGGCGGCGCACAGACCGGGTGGCTGATTGTTTCATGGCTGGCACAGGAGAATATTTCCTCATGA
- the ytrI gene encoding sporulation membrane protein YtrI gives MRIPEYYKKPGWQRFFAGMMCGAIVSWLFFLFTYGTFQEEQVTLIQKQREHARDLKNQISIYQKDLHKLNEDNKQRLLIQSVDVKLINGEKYRIAQPDKMKFEEQVKDNISEVITKDIESVYKTKELLKRTIENKVYTINEKEYKAEVKELTIYTRLSVEIHISFAT, from the coding sequence ATGAGAATTCCCGAGTATTATAAAAAACCGGGATGGCAGCGTTTTTTTGCGGGAATGATGTGCGGAGCCATCGTCAGCTGGCTGTTCTTTCTGTTTACATACGGAACGTTTCAGGAAGAACAGGTGACGTTAATTCAAAAACAGCGGGAGCACGCACGGGATTTGAAAAACCAGATCTCCATCTATCAGAAGGATCTTCATAAATTAAATGAGGATAATAAGCAAAGACTGCTTATCCAAAGCGTCGATGTGAAGCTGATCAATGGAGAAAAATACAGAATCGCCCAGCCCGATAAGATGAAATTTGAAGAACAGGTGAAAGATAATATTTCGGAAGTCATCACAAAGGATATTGAAAGTGTGTATAAAACAAAGGAACTTTTAAAACGGACGATTGAAAACAAGGTGTACACCATAAATGAGAAGGAATATAAAGCTGAAGTAAAGGAACTGACGATTTATACGAGATTGTCTGTCGAAATTCATATTTCTTTTGCGACGTAA
- a CDS encoding DHH family phosphoesterase, whose protein sequence is MKSELIRTISLYDTIILHRHVRPDPDAYGSQCGLTEILRETYPEKNIFAVGQPEPSLSFLYSLDEVDDETYKDALVIVCDTANQERIDDQRYHSGAKLMKIDHHPNEDPYGDLLWVDTNASSVSEMIYELYLEGKEHGWKLNTKAAKLIYAGIVSDTGRFLFPNTTKKTFKYAGELIEFPFSPSELFNQLYETKLNVVKLNGFIYQNVSLSDNGVASVFIKKDILETYGTTASEASQLVGTLGNISGIRAWVFFIEEDDQIRVRFRSKGPVINGIARKYNGGGHPLAAGASIYSWDETGPILADLEEVCNEHK, encoded by the coding sequence ATGAAATCCGAACTGATCAGAACCATATCATTATATGACACCATTATCTTACATAGACATGTGAGGCCTGACCCAGACGCTTACGGATCACAGTGCGGCCTTACGGAAATCCTGCGGGAAACGTATCCCGAAAAAAATATTTTTGCCGTCGGACAGCCTGAGCCGTCCTTGTCTTTCTTATATTCCCTCGATGAGGTGGATGACGAAACCTATAAAGATGCTCTTGTCATCGTGTGCGATACCGCAAACCAAGAACGGATCGACGATCAGCGCTATCATTCCGGCGCAAAGCTCATGAAAATAGACCACCATCCAAATGAAGATCCATATGGCGATCTGTTATGGGTCGATACGAATGCAAGCTCCGTAAGCGAAATGATCTATGAGCTGTACCTGGAAGGAAAAGAGCACGGCTGGAAGCTGAATACGAAAGCGGCTAAGCTGATCTACGCGGGTATCGTCAGTGATACGGGACGCTTTTTATTCCCGAACACCACAAAAAAGACATTCAAATACGCGGGAGAGCTCATTGAGTTCCCTTTTTCACCGTCAGAGCTTTTCAATCAATTGTATGAAACAAAATTAAATGTGGTGAAGCTGAATGGCTTTATTTATCAAAATGTGTCATTGTCTGACAACGGCGTCGCTTCCGTTTTCATTAAAAAAGACATTTTGGAGACATACGGAACCACCGCTTCAGAAGCATCGCAGCTTGTCGGAACACTCGGAAATATTTCGGGTATTCGCGCTTGGGTATTCTTCATAGAAGAAGACGATCAAATCAGAGTCCGGTTCCGTTCAAAAGGTCCGGTCATCAATGGAATTGCCCGGAAATACAATGGCGGCGGACATCCGCTGGCGGCCGGCGCATCCATCTACAGCTGGGATGAAACCGGTCCGATTCTTGCTGATCTTGAAGAGGTATGTAACGAACACAAGTAG
- a CDS encoding YtpI family protein translates to MLVFVFLIGLSACFYVYYKVKGIQTKRALEKEFFSAKSSMALGALVLLYGVNQMILFHSVLTLVIGGVFILIGAGSAWAGYKAYKHYEPIHAKEAERDHA, encoded by the coding sequence ATGCTGGTTTTTGTTTTTCTCATCGGGCTTTCTGCCTGCTTTTACGTGTATTACAAAGTAAAAGGCATCCAGACGAAACGGGCGCTGGAGAAGGAATTCTTTTCGGCTAAATCAAGTATGGCGTTAGGCGCGCTGGTGCTTTTGTACGGAGTAAATCAAATGATTCTGTTTCACTCCGTCCTCACCCTTGTCATCGGCGGCGTTTTCATTTTAATCGGAGCAGGCAGCGCATGGGCCGGGTATAAAGCCTATAAGCATTATGAACCCATCCATGCAAAGGAAGCGGAGAGGGACCACGCATAA
- a CDS encoding CBS domain-containing protein, producing MATKHEQILSYIDSLPVGEKISVRRIAKEMKVSEGTAYRAIKEAENKGFVSTIERVGTIRIEQKKKENIEKLTYAEVVNVIDGQVLGGKAGLHKTLNKFVIGAMELDAMMRYTAAGNLLIVGNRINAHRQALEAGAAVLVTGGFNTDDSIIELADMLELPILSTSYDTFTVAAMINRAIYDQLIKKEIVLVEDILTPADRTVTLSPKDKLEKWYEKNYETGHGRFPVIDQQMKIHGILTSKDIAGHDRSVPIEKVMTKNPVTVIGKTSVASAAQMMVWEGIEVLPVTDGHHRLIGMISRQDVLKALQMVQKQPQVGEKLDDIVSRGFKEEEDDKTPAVYQYEVTPQMTNQLGTISYGVFTTILTQAASRFLRSRKRGELVIESITIFFLKPVQMESVIEVKPRILEAGRKFGKMEVEVSSQSGIVSKAMLMVQLMERS from the coding sequence TTGGCAACAAAGCATGAACAAATCCTATCATACATAGATTCGCTTCCTGTCGGTGAAAAAATTTCGGTCAGACGAATTGCGAAAGAAATGAAAGTCAGTGAAGGAACGGCTTACAGAGCCATTAAGGAAGCCGAAAATAAAGGGTTTGTTTCCACTATTGAACGTGTGGGAACGATCCGAATTGAGCAGAAGAAAAAAGAAAATATTGAAAAGCTGACATACGCCGAAGTCGTCAATGTGATAGACGGCCAGGTGCTCGGCGGAAAAGCCGGTCTGCATAAAACGTTGAACAAGTTTGTGATCGGCGCGATGGAGCTTGACGCGATGATGCGTTATACAGCGGCGGGGAACCTGTTAATCGTCGGGAACAGAATCAACGCTCACCGCCAGGCGCTTGAAGCGGGTGCGGCTGTTTTGGTAACCGGAGGGTTTAATACCGATGACAGCATTATCGAGCTGGCCGATATGCTTGAGCTTCCGATTCTCTCCACGAGCTATGATACCTTCACGGTAGCCGCAATGATCAACCGGGCGATTTATGATCAGCTCATAAAAAAAGAAATTGTGCTCGTGGAGGACATTTTGACGCCCGCAGATCGGACAGTGACGCTGTCTCCTAAGGATAAGCTGGAGAAATGGTACGAAAAAAACTATGAAACCGGACACGGACGCTTTCCGGTCATCGATCAGCAGATGAAAATCCACGGAATCCTCACATCGAAAGATATCGCCGGGCATGACCGATCAGTTCCGATTGAAAAAGTAATGACCAAAAACCCTGTCACGGTGATCGGGAAAACGTCTGTCGCCTCAGCGGCTCAAATGATGGTTTGGGAAGGAATCGAAGTGCTTCCGGTGACAGACGGGCACCACAGACTGATCGGGATGATCAGCCGCCAGGATGTCTTAAAAGCGCTTCAAATGGTTCAAAAGCAGCCTCAGGTCGGGGAGAAGCTTGATGATATCGTTTCAAGGGGATTTAAAGAAGAGGAAGATGATAAAACGCCGGCCGTTTATCAATATGAAGTCACGCCGCAGATGACCAATCAGCTCGGGACGATTTCTTACGGGGTGTTTACAACGATTTTAACCCAGGCCGCCAGCCGATTTTTACGTTCCCGCAAACGCGGCGAGCTGGTCATTGAAAGCATTACGATTTTCTTCTTAAAACCCGTTCAGATGGAATCGGTCATTGAAGTGAAACCGCGCATTTTAGAAGCGGGCCGGAAATTCGGGAAAATGGAAGTGGAAGTGTCAAGCCAAAGCGGCATCGTTTCAAAAGCGATGCTGATGGTGCAGCTGATGGAGAGAAGCTAA
- a CDS encoding metal-dependent hydrolase, with translation MKVTYHGHSVIHVETKTHNIIFDPFITGNSLTNLKPEEVKADVILLTHGHNDHVGDTEQIAKQNDALVIAPNELAVYLGFKGLNVHPMHIGGARQFDFGKVKLTQAFHGSAVTDEENKTITYTGMPAGILLTIDGKTIFHAGDTALFSDMKLIGELNHIDLAFLPIGDNFTMGPEDAKLAAEWLRAKQVVPVHYNTFPVIEQDPDAFAESLPGGVGKVMAVGETIELA, from the coding sequence ATGAAAGTGACTTATCACGGACATTCTGTCATTCATGTGGAAACGAAAACCCATAACATTATTTTCGATCCGTTTATTACCGGAAACAGCCTGACAAATCTGAAGCCGGAAGAAGTGAAAGCGGATGTCATCCTGCTTACTCACGGACACAATGACCATGTCGGAGATACAGAGCAGATCGCCAAACAAAACGATGCGCTCGTTATTGCGCCGAATGAGCTGGCCGTTTATCTCGGCTTTAAAGGTTTAAACGTCCACCCGATGCATATCGGCGGGGCGCGCCAATTTGATTTCGGCAAAGTGAAACTGACACAGGCATTCCACGGATCGGCAGTCACTGATGAAGAAAACAAAACCATCACATACACAGGGATGCCGGCAGGGATTTTATTGACGATTGACGGCAAAACGATTTTCCACGCCGGGGACACGGCGCTGTTCTCAGATATGAAACTGATCGGGGAACTGAATCACATTGACCTGGCGTTTCTGCCGATCGGTGATAACTTCACCATGGGCCCTGAAGATGCGAAACTCGCGGCTGAATGGCTGAGGGCGAAACAAGTCGTTCCCGTTCATTACAATACATTCCCTGTCATTGAACAGGACCCTGACGCTTTCGCCGAAAGTCTGCCCGGTGGCGTCGGCAAAGTCATGGCGGTCGGCGAGACCATTGAGCTTGCCTGA
- a CDS encoding SDR family oxidoreductase translates to MRHALITAGTKGLGRKVTEMLLEKGFSVTVNYRQDEEAVACLKADYPRCHDRLQFVKGDVTRKEDLMRIADAALQRFGRIDILINNAGPYIFERKKLADYSDHEWYDMLEGNLSAVFHLFKAVIPVMRQQRFGRIITYGFQGADHAPGWLHRSAFGAAKVGLASLTKTIAIEEAESGITANMVCPGDIVGDMKEASIEEARRKIGKENTPIGRSGTGEDIARIIAFLCEEDSDLVTGTVIEATGGLNVINRHQSL, encoded by the coding sequence GTGCGACATGCTCTAATCACTGCCGGTACGAAGGGATTGGGCCGAAAAGTGACTGAAATGCTGCTGGAAAAAGGCTTTTCGGTCACAGTGAATTACAGACAGGACGAAGAAGCGGTCGCTTGTCTGAAGGCCGATTATCCCCGGTGCCATGACAGATTGCAATTCGTTAAGGGCGATGTAACCCGAAAAGAAGATCTCATGCGGATCGCCGATGCAGCCCTTCAGCGGTTTGGAAGGATTGACATACTGATTAACAATGCCGGGCCGTACATATTTGAGCGCAAAAAGCTTGCCGATTATTCCGATCACGAATGGTATGACATGCTTGAAGGGAATTTAAGCGCCGTTTTTCATCTGTTTAAAGCGGTTATCCCGGTAATGAGACAGCAGCGGTTCGGCCGGATTATTACATACGGCTTTCAAGGAGCTGACCATGCTCCGGGCTGGCTGCACCGTTCCGCTTTCGGAGCGGCTAAAGTCGGATTGGCTTCGCTAACCAAAACCATTGCGATTGAAGAAGCCGAATCAGGCATTACGGCCAACATGGTCTGCCCGGGTGATATTGTAGGAGATATGAAAGAAGCGTCTATAGAAGAAGCAAGACGGAAGATCGGCAAAGAAAACACGCCGATCGGCAGGTCCGGAACCGGAGAGGACATTGCGAGAATCATCGCCTTTTTATGTGAAGAAGATTCCGATCTTGTAACCGGAACGGTCATAGAAGCAACAGGCGGGCTGAATGTGATTAACAGGCATCAATCCCTGTAA
- the argH gene encoding argininosuccinate lyase, whose translation MKKLWGGRFQKTPEKWVDEFGASITFDQNLVKEDITGSLAHAAMLKKCGILTEEEESAIRQGLQTLLQKAEEGTLEFSVDYEDIHLNIEKMLIEEIGPLGGKLHTGRSRNDQVATDMHLYLKDHVSHIIVLIEQFQKALIEKAEANVETILPGYTHLQRAQPISFAHHLLAYFWMLERDKERFRDAMKRINISPLGCGALAGTTFPIDRNYSAELLGFDSIYENSLDGVSDRDFILEFLSSSSMLMMHLSRFSEEIILWCSQEFRFIELDDTYATGSSMMPQKKNPDMAELIRGKTGRVYGDMMGLFTIMKGLPLAYNKDLQEDKEGMFDTVKTVEGSLQIFTGMIETMTVNKDIMKQATKQDFSNATELADYLAKKGMPFREAHEVVGKLVYSCIEKGIYLSDMAFAEFLQASSLFEEDIYTVLDPHHAVEKRMSAGGTGFQQVKQALVKAKACAGV comes from the coding sequence ATGAAAAAGCTTTGGGGAGGCCGTTTTCAAAAAACACCGGAAAAGTGGGTCGATGAGTTCGGCGCATCCATCACATTCGACCAAAACTTAGTCAAAGAGGATATTACAGGGTCTCTCGCTCATGCAGCAATGCTGAAAAAATGCGGCATTCTGACGGAAGAAGAAGAAAGCGCCATCCGTCAGGGCCTGCAGACCCTCCTGCAAAAAGCAGAGGAAGGAACGCTTGAATTCTCTGTTGATTATGAAGATATCCATTTGAATATTGAAAAAATGCTGATCGAAGAAATCGGACCGCTCGGCGGCAAGCTCCATACAGGGAGAAGCCGGAATGACCAGGTGGCGACCGACATGCATTTATATTTGAAAGACCATGTCTCGCATATCATCGTGCTGATTGAACAGTTTCAGAAAGCGCTGATCGAAAAAGCGGAGGCCAATGTCGAGACAATTCTGCCGGGGTACACCCATTTGCAGCGGGCCCAGCCGATTTCTTTCGCCCACCATCTGCTCGCCTATTTTTGGATGCTTGAACGGGATAAAGAGCGTTTCCGTGACGCCATGAAGCGGATAAATATATCGCCGCTCGGATGCGGGGCGCTTGCCGGAACTACGTTTCCGATAGACCGTAATTATTCGGCGGAGCTGCTCGGCTTTGATTCCATTTATGAGAACAGTCTTGACGGAGTCAGCGACAGAGATTTTATTCTCGAGTTTTTAAGCAGCAGCAGCATGCTCATGATGCACCTTTCACGTTTCTCAGAAGAAATCATCCTTTGGTGCTCGCAGGAATTCAGATTCATTGAACTGGATGATACGTACGCGACGGGAAGCAGCATGATGCCGCAAAAGAAAAATCCAGACATGGCGGAGCTGATCCGCGGGAAAACCGGTCGCGTATACGGCGATATGATGGGTCTTTTCACGATTATGAAAGGGCTCCCGCTCGCTTACAACAAAGACCTGCAGGAAGATAAAGAAGGCATGTTTGACACGGTGAAGACCGTTGAAGGAAGCCTTCAGATTTTCACGGGCATGATTGAGACAATGACCGTAAACAAAGACATCATGAAACAGGCGACAAAACAAGATTTTTCAAACGCCACCGAACTTGCCGATTATTTAGCCAAAAAAGGCATGCCGTTCAGAGAAGCGCATGAAGTGGTCGGCAAGCTTGTGTACAGCTGCATTGAAAAAGGAATTTATTTAAGTGATATGGCGTTTGCAGAATTCCTTCAAGCCAGCAGTCTCTTTGAAGAAGATATCTATACCGTGCTCGATCCGCATCACGCGGTTGAAAAAAGAATGAGCGCCGGCGGAACGGGTTTTCAGCAGGTAAAACAGGCACTTGTAAAAGCAAAAGCCTGCGCCGGCGTTTAA